In the genome of Brachypodium distachyon strain Bd21 chromosome 3, Brachypodium_distachyon_v3.0, whole genome shotgun sequence, the window AAAGATAGCACTCTTATGTAACATCCTCGTTTTCATATTTTTGGATAATACTCCAAAAATACTAGGGCCTAGTATTTTTGGACAGTTTGGTATTAAGTGTGTCCATGATCAAACATCCAGACCTAGTATCATACTAGGGCTAAGTGTGCATACTCTTAATTTTTAATGACAGGGATAGATGTTAACTTTATTTAATAATGGTTCCTTTTGCACATTCTGTTTCAGCTCCACGAGGCTATTATGCGGGAAGAATCAGTGGAGTATGAAGAGGGGGTCATCATCCAGGAATTTCGCAAGGGTTTCAAACTTGGGGAGAGATTATTGCGCCCAGCAATGGTCAAGGTTTCTGCAGGACCAGGACCTGAAAAGTCTGAAGATGACGATCCTACAATGGTTGAAGATAACGTAGCACCTCAAAAGGCTGATGACAATGAAGATGATGGTTTTGATGATGTCGATGCTGAGTAACTGAGCTTAATTTATAATTTCAAAAGAATTAAGTCCAGAagttttgatgtttttttctgGAGTATGTCAAAACAGGCAATATGATAGAGTTAGATATTTTGCTCCGCAAATGTGCCGGTTTTCTCTTCCTGCTGTTGGCACGGAGTGTTAATATTGTGTCagaattttctgttttctggGTATGGTCATTGTTGTGGACTTATGATTAGGAATTTTGTTGGCTCATTCAAGCAACAACAACGATGTATACGAGGTAAATTGTTGTTGATCTGTTGGAGATCCAAAAACCAGACAACTAGATCTGTGACTTTGCTTGCTTCCATTCTTTTCCAGAAGGGAAACTCTATTACAGCGTATGCACAAATTTATCTTATAGTAAATCACTTGAATGCACTGATTTTTTAGATGGCAATGCACTTAATTGACATATGAATTAgcatcagaattcagaaattTGAGCTAGTTAATCTCAAACACTCAACCGTGCACCTTATCGTCAACAAGCTGCTATTTCTTTGGCTGAGCAAAACGTGCTGGGCCAGCAAAACTAATCCCTTTCCGTCGCGTAACTCCAAGGGCACTGAGGCAAACCGTCGAACACTTCGCTTGCTCTCATCAGTGCTGCAAATTTTAGACCTCCAGAAATGGTGGGCGTGGCGGCTCTGGCGGCGGGCGTCGGCGTGCTGCTGCCGTTCCCGTTCTACTGGGCGCTGTGGAGCTACCCGCAGAGGTGGGTGGACCTGTGCGGCCGCGGCGCCAACCCGTGCCGCCGCATGGCGCAGGTCTCCCACATTCTCAAGGCGCTCCagctcctctccctcgcctccgtcgcctccttctcctggccgccgcctccctgcGCGCTCATCCTCCTCGCCTGCGGCCAGTACCTCAACTTCAAGTAAGCACCAGACGCAGCCTCTCTTCGCGGTTCAGATTAGCTGCAACTCAACTTCTAGGTTTTCGATGCTTTTGAGAAACTATAAATTTTGTTTACCTCACTAAATTGCAAATTTTGGGGGGCTTAATATGCCACCATAAAGTTCGTGGGTTCGGAACTTCCTACCACGGATGAACTGAACTGGGTGTATTGTATGGTTCGTAGAGGTTATCAGGTTTAGACTTCAGACTTGTCAGGTTATCATTTCTCTTCGCTGGTTTTGAAGAGAAATGTTTTGTTGCAGTATATTCGTGTTAATTTTGATGCTGATGGATCTGTAATTTCGGTGCTACAGAATGATGAACACAAGTTAACAATGGCATGTGtatctataaactctataaagttgaagcccactgaGTGCAGTTAATTTAGCAAACTGCACGTGCAGCCTATCCACGTCAGCATTCACCCCACCTTCTAATTTTCCACGTCAGCATTCATCCAACCTTCTAATCCTCCATATTTAAGCAGAGGAAACCCACTACCTAATTTCCAGATTCCCTGAATTGCATTCCGGTGTCGGCCCGCGAGTGATCCGCCGTTGCGTCCGCACTCCCGCACCGAACTGTGCGCCAGTCCCCGCCCGTTGCGTTCGTTCATGATCGCCCGCCTGTCACATGTGTAGGCTGGACGAGCCAATGCTTAGTGGGCCGGAATCGATAGAGGCAGCGGAAGAAGATGAAAATTAGGAAAATTATTGTGCGAAGTCGAAAGGATGAGATTAATTGAGCCGAGCAAAATGGAAAAATTGTCAGCGGTTTCACCTCTTATGACCTTTTGTAAGccctcgcctccgcctccaccacgATGTCGATTTCACCATCCCTGTTGAGTTTTCCACAGGCCATGCCGTCATCCTCCGCCTCTGTTCTGGCCACCGGTGGCTCCCTGCCTGTCTCCGACCCTCTCAGATACCACCATCTCACCTACAGCGCCGCTCGCCCCCGTCCCCAACACGACGCCGAGGTCCTCCGTCGGGAATGCGTTGCAGTGCTGCTCCCCCGCCTCCTGCTCAGGCCGACGCGCTGACGGGACGAAGCGCACGGATCTGGG includes:
- the LOC100822772 gene encoding phosphatidyl-N-methylethanolamine N-methyltransferase, which produces MVGVAALAAGVGVLLPFPFYWALWSYPQRWVDLCGRGANPCRRMAQVSHILKALQLLSLASVASFSWPPPPCALILLACGQYLNFKVYQLLGESGTYYGVRFGKKIPWVTEFPFGYIKDPQYVGSILSLVALLCWVPYQYVLLWCLGYVFMILVEDKEDPATRAKLLS